A genomic window from Ignavibacteria bacterium includes:
- the recN gene encoding DNA repair protein RecN, whose product MLEKLTIKNYLLLKNIEIDLSKGFNIITGETGAGKSILINALNLLLGGRADYSIISKSKDKMIIEGIVSISRDNKAAIGKILKEREIESLGENIIIRRELYTKAYSRCFINDTPVGTNDLKELGEIIIDIHSQNEHQSLLKKEMHIELVDSYLVKKEGKKFEDRLNSYKQGYEQLLIKQNEFDEINNKKSDLDSKRSFIDFQLKEINETDPLQGEDEELENELKTGENIEGIRESLTLAYSNLYDDSGSVLERIKIVEKELGKIGEYNTDIQKILGDVSESTTALREASRLIGSLLDNLNFDPARVEEIRERLYKLQFLKKKYGGSIDEVIKLKETLEKDLGLVDNFDETISNLKKEIDELVKELFKKAGELSKIRREKSKQLETETVKILKEVGFENAEFRVDIKSATGTKGSFANAQDLKNNGYDDVEFMVKINKGDEFSSLRKTASGGEVSRIMLAVKSVLAGADKVDILVFDEIDTGISGRIAQKAGRVMKGLSAYRQVIAITHLAQIAALADEHLLVEKETEGNSTITRIRPLDKNEKVIEVAKLLSGEKVTDASIKSAKELMSA is encoded by the coding sequence ATGCTCGAAAAACTCACAATAAAAAATTACCTGCTGTTAAAGAACATTGAAATTGATCTTTCAAAGGGATTTAACATTATTACCGGTGAAACCGGCGCGGGTAAATCAATACTTATCAACGCTCTTAATTTATTGCTGGGCGGCAGGGCTGATTATTCAATTATCAGCAAAAGTAAGGATAAGATGATAATTGAAGGGATAGTGAGTATTTCCAGGGATAATAAGGCTGCAATCGGCAAAATCCTGAAAGAGCGCGAAATTGAATCTTTAGGTGAAAATATTATAATAAGGCGTGAATTATATACCAAGGCTTACAGCCGGTGTTTTATCAACGATACGCCGGTTGGCACCAACGATCTGAAGGAGCTTGGTGAAATAATAATTGATATTCACTCGCAGAATGAACACCAGTCTTTGCTGAAAAAAGAAATGCATATTGAGCTGGTTGATTCATACCTGGTAAAAAAAGAAGGCAAAAAGTTTGAAGACAGGCTGAACAGTTATAAACAGGGTTATGAACAACTGTTAATAAAACAAAATGAGTTTGATGAAATTAACAATAAGAAAAGTGATCTTGACAGTAAACGAAGTTTTATAGATTTTCAGCTGAAAGAAATTAATGAAACTGACCCTCTGCAGGGTGAAGATGAAGAGCTTGAAAATGAACTTAAGACCGGCGAGAATATAGAAGGTATTAGGGAATCATTAACGCTTGCATATTCCAATCTATATGATGATTCAGGCAGCGTGCTTGAGAGAATAAAAATAGTTGAAAAAGAGCTTGGCAAAATAGGGGAGTATAACACAGATATCCAGAAAATACTGGGTGATGTCAGCGAATCAACAACAGCGCTTCGTGAGGCGAGCCGCCTGATAGGCTCACTGCTTGATAACCTGAATTTTGACCCGGCAAGAGTTGAGGAAATCCGCGAAAGGCTGTATAAGCTGCAGTTCTTAAAGAAAAAATACGGCGGCTCAATTGATGAAGTAATAAAGCTGAAGGAAACCCTGGAAAAAGACCTTGGACTGGTAGATAATTTTGATGAAACTATAAGCAATCTGAAAAAAGAAATTGATGAGCTGGTTAAAGAGCTTTTCAAAAAAGCAGGGGAGCTATCAAAGATTCGCAGGGAAAAATCAAAACAGCTTGAGACTGAGACAGTAAAAATTTTAAAAGAAGTAGGATTTGAAAATGCTGAGTTCAGGGTGGATATCAAATCAGCCACCGGTACGAAGGGATCCTTCGCTAACGCTCAGGATTTAAAGAACAACGGATATGATGATGTAGAATTCATGGTTAAGATAAACAAAGGTGATGAATTTTCATCATTGCGCAAGACTGCATCAGGCGGCGAGGTATCGCGTATTATGCTTGCGGTGAAATCGGTATTAGCCGGAGCTGATAAGGTTGATATCCTGGTCTTCGATGAAATTGATACTGGCATCAGCGGCCGCATAGCACAGAAGGCGGGAAGGGTAATGAAGGGACTTTCTGCTTACCGCCAGGTTATTGCAATTACTCATTTAGCACAGATAGCCGCGCTTGCCGACGAACACCTGCTTGTGGAAAAGGAAACCGAAGGTAATTCCACAATTACAAGGATAAGGCCATTGGATAAAAACGAGAAGGTCATTGAGGTTGCAAAATTACTTAGCGGCGAAAAGGTAACAGACGCAAGTATTAAGAGCGCGAAAGAATTAATGTCAGCGTAA